CTCATTTTGATTATATTTTGCTTGAACGGGCTTTTTGCCCGGGATGAGAAATATATTCAGGCCATGTCGGCCTCCATTTCTGCGCTCAATGGTCTGGATAAGGGGCAGCCCGCTCCCAAGGCTTTGCAGGAAATAGCCAATCGGTTTGAACGTATCGGGGCGGAACAAGCAAGGGAATGGCTTCCGTGTTATTATGCCGCTTTGTGTTACATTAAACTGGGTTTTGTAAGTGAGAATCTTGCAGAAAAGGATAGGTTTCTGGATCTGGCCGATGCCATGCTGAAACAGGCTGAAACGCTGGCAGGCAAACCCAATGACGAACTGCTGATACTTCTGGCCTACGCAGCGCAAAGCAGGCTGGCGGCCGATGCCATGAACCGCTGGGAGGAATATGGAGAGAAATTTGCCAACCATATTCAGGCGGCTCAAAAATTGAACCCAGGTAATCCCCGATCCTATTATCTGGAAGGAGCGGGCCTGTTTTATACCCCTGAACAGTACGGAGGAGGTAAGGAGGCGGCCAAACCCACATTGTCCAGGGCGGTGGCAAATTATGCCAGCTTTAAACCCGAAACGACGATACATCCTGACTGGGGGAAAGAGGAAGCGGCCTGGTTGCTGGGCGAATGTAACAAATGATGATGCAAAGCAAATACAATACTGAGGAGAAAAAAGCGAAGCCGCTACGTATGTCGGCGTCGTCTCTGGACGGCCGGGATTTCAGTAATATGAATCTTGAAAATGCTGATTTCAGCTTTTCCAGTTTGAAAGAAGTGAATTTTGACGGAGCAATCCTGAGGAATGCCAAACTCAGATTTTCGGCTCTGGACCGGACTACCTTCCGTAATGCAGATCTTACCAATGCAGACCTGAGTTTCAGTAGCCTGGTGGATACCGACATGTCCGGAGCAAGGGTGGAAGGAGCGAATTTTAGCTTTACTTCTCAGGAAAAATCTTTCAACTGGCAAGACCTGAAGGTCATCGGGCTGATCCAGGGACAGGGCTGGCTGGGTATCTTGTTGCTTATGATTTTTGGTGCGATTGTGTTATACGGTTTCAATGCGATCGTCTATTTCACTGCAGAAATTGTTTACACCTCCGAGCCCATTCGGGTAGGGTTGTATCGGTTTCTGGTTATATCCAATATTGCGGCAGGCTTGGTCACCGTGTTTCTTACCCACCATCTTGCCTTCTGGCTCGACAGTGTTTTTAAAAGCATCACCATCCGGCATTTGCTGCTTACCATTGTCGTGCTGGTATTAAATAATTTTCTGGGTGTGGCTATTTATCAGTTAATAGGGGTGGAGGTAGTTGAGAAATACCTGAAAATGTATCCCTATGAGGCCGGGCAAAACTTACCGTCTATATGGTATATGACAGCACCAGTGATGGTGGCTAATATTTTTTACTTTTTTATCAGGCAAAGCCGGCAGATATCGCGTAAAATATCGGATCAGGAATATCAGCTTCTGAACCTCGAAAAATTGAAAACCCGGGCCGAACTGGAGGCACTGCAGGCGAGGATCAACCCTCATTTTTTATACAATGCGTTAAACAGTATCGCGAGCCTTGTGCATGAGGATCCTGATAAAGCCGAGGAAATGACTTTATTGCTTTCCAAGTTATTCAGGTATACCACCGGAAGAAAAAATAATGAATATCTGGACACGGTGGAAAATGAGCTTGAAATGGTGCAAACCTACCTGCTGGTGGAGAAAGTGAGGTATGGAGACAGGCTCAACTTTGTGCTTGAAGTCGCACAGCCTGATCTGAAACAGTTACTGATTCCCAAGTTTATCTTACAACCGGTGGTTGAAAATGCCATTAAACATGGCATTGCCAAAGTGGCTGATCAAGGGCAGATACGGATCAGGATCTATGAAGAACAGGACTGGCTGCATTTATGTGTGCACGACAACGGCCCGCTTTTCCCGGAAAACATGGGAGCCGGTTATGGCATCCGGAGTATTCAGGATAAGTTGAAACTACTCTATGGCGACGGTGCCACCGTTGAACTTCACAATGAGCCACATAAGGCTGTGAACCTTTCGATCAAAAAAACGGCGATCATGCAACAAGAACGATGATATGCATTTTCCTTTAAAAACAATACTGATTGACGATGAACCCCTGGCGCTGAGCAGGCTGCGCCGGTTGCTGGAAAAACATACCGATACATTTGAAATTGTAGCGGAAGCGCGTAATGGTGCCGAGGGTCTCGTTGAAATAGACAGGCATAATCCGCGAATCATTTTCCTGGATATAGAGATGCCCCTGTTAAATGGCTTTGAAATGTTGGCAAAACTGACCAAAATGCCATTAGTTGTTTTTTCCACCGCCTACGACCAGTATGCCATCAGGGCCTTTGAAGAAAATTCGGTTGACTATCTTTTAAAACCTGTGGAAAACGACAGGTTATTAAAAACGATCGAAAAGATTCGTAATCTCATTCAGTCGGGACAGCAGAACCATTCGATGCTTAATCCTTATTCCGAGAACCTGTTCAGGCTGCTGGAAGAAATGAAACCCAAAAAGGAAATCTTTTCTCTTTCTGTAAAATCCGGCGACCGCATCCTTCTGATACCCCTTACAGAAATAACCCATTTCGAAGCAGAGGAAAAGTACGTTTTTCTTAATACACTCGATGGACAGAAATACCTTTTGAATTACACGCTCACCGCTCTTGAAGAAAAGCTTCCCAAGCATTACCTGCGTATCAGCAGAGCGGGCATAGTCAATACCCATCATATCAAAGAGATTCAAAAACACTTCAATGGGAAATTTGTTGTGCTGATGCGCGACCGCCGCGCTTCGCAGCTCACAAGCGGAAGTACCTATACCGACGCCATCAGGCATCTTCTTGATAATTAATAGTGTAAGAGAATTAGCCTCATACCACATAATGATTTTGAAGACCCCTTACTTATTCCTAAATTGCGCCCTCGTTGATTTTTTTATACTGATTTAAAGTTCAAAGTCCTGTTAATCAGGATGTTTGGTTGGTTTTGGGTTGAGGTTGCGAATGTAATTTTCTGTTTTTCGTCACAAATGTTAGCCAGGTTGCGTATACATTTTTGAAAAGACAAGGGATTCTTTAACCCATTAACAAACCGACCCGTTTAAATTTTGTCATAGCGGATCAATATGGTTCATTTAGTTTTTGTTAAAAAAGGTTAAAGGGTTCGGGTATAATGAAGGAACTCATAGATTTGAGCAATCTTCCCAAACATATTGCCGTTATCATGGACGGCAATGGGCGATGGGCTCAAAACCAGGGAGCTGCGCGTATTTTCGGGCATAGAAATGCCATAAAAGCGGTAAGAGAGGTAACAGAGGGTTGTGCAGACCTTGGTGTTTCATATCTTACCCTTTATGCTTTTTCAACGGAAAACTGGGCAAGGCCAGAGTATGAAGTAAGGGCTTTGATGGAATTGCTGGTACAATCCATTGCAAACGAGCTTCCCACAATGATGAAAAATCAGGTTAAACTGGATACCATCGGAGATACTGAAAGTTTGCCCAGAAGTTGCCAGAGCCAGCTGAGGGAAGCCATTGAGGCTACACGGGCTAACACAGGCTTAAACCTGATTCTGGCGCTTGGATACAGCGGCAAATGGGATATTGCTCAGGCAACCAGGAAATTGGCCCAAGAAGTGAAAAACGGAACGCTGGACCCTCTTGATATCGATGAAAAACTTATTGCCTCTTATCTGTCTACAAAGGAACGCCCGGAAGTGGATCTTATGCTGAGGACGGGTGGAGACCACAGGATCAGTAATTTTCTGCTTTGGCAGCTGGCATACTCCGAACTTTATTTTTATGAAGATCTTTTCTGGCCAGACTTCCGTAGAGAGCATCTTTATGAAGCTATTCTTTCCTATCAGAACCGGGAAAGAAGATTTGGGAAAACGGGTGAACAGATAAAAGCAAACAGTGCTAAGTAGAATAATATGAACCTTGTGAAAAATTTGATTAAACCATTAGCACAATTTAAAAGCATCCTGGTGGTAGTTCTTCTGAGCAGTTATGCCGCCAATGCACAACGCGTAGGATTGGGGGTAGGTGCCAAACCTGCTGCTCCGGTTGCCAACATGGGTATTGACCCTGCAAATCCCAAAGAATATACCATCGCCGAAGTGACGGTTTCGGGTACCCAGTTTCTGGATCCCAATTCCATGATCTCAATCTCAGGATTAAAACCGGGGGATAAAATCCGTATCCCCGGCCCTGCGGTTACCTCTTCTCTCAAGAAAATGATGGATTTTGGTACTTTGGACGATGTGGAAATCCTGGCCACAAAAGTAGAGGGAGAAAAGGTCTGGCTTAATATCCATATCAAGGAACGTCCAAGGCTCTACAAAGTATCTTTTTCGGGTGTCAGAAAAGGGGAAAGGGAAACACTTAATGATAAGGTGAAGCTGATCAAAGGGCGGGTGATTACTCCTACAGTGATCAAGAATACGCAGCTGGTGATCAAAAAATATTACATGGATAAGGGTTTTTACAACATCAAGGTAAAGGTTGTGCAGATTCCCGATTCTACCAGAGGACAGGCTACTCTGAACTTTGGTATTACCAAAGGCAAAAAGGTTAAAATACAGAAAATCAACATAGAAGGTAACAAGGCCGTAAGCGACCGTACTCTGAAACGTAAAATGAAGGGTACCAAGCAGAAAATGCTGGGCCGCCTTTTCAATCCTTCCAAGTACATACCCAAAAAATATGACGAGGATAAGGAAAAACTGATCGCCTATTATCGTAAAAGCGGTTACCGCGATGCAACCATTGAGTTTGACAGTATCAAAAATAATGGCGAGACCATCAGCATCAATATGAAGATTGATGAAGGGATCAAATACTATTACCGGAATATTTCCTGGAGCGGGAACTACCTGTATACATCCAGATACCTCGGCGACAGGCTCGGCGTAAAAAAGGGTGATGTTTACAATCCGGAAGAACTCGACAAGAAAATTAATGGAATACCAGGGAATGACATCAGCTCCATATACATGGACGACGGGTATCTGTACTTCCGTGCCGTGCCAACAGAAAAAGCGGTTGAAGGAGACTCCATTGATGTAGAAGTAAGAATGTTCGAAGGAAAACAGGCGACTATTAACCGGATTCTTCTTAACGGGAACACCAAAACAAGTGACCGCGTGGTCCTTAGGGAGCTGTTTACGCTACCGGGGCAAAAGTTTAGTAAAACGGAAATTATCAATACCCAGCGTCAATTGTCGCAAATGGGGTACTTTGACCCTGAAAAAATCCAAATCAACCCCATTCCAAACCAAGCGGATGGTACAGTTGATATTGAGTATACGGTTGAAGAAAAACCTTCTGACCAGATCGAACTTTCAGGTGGATGGGGCGGCTACATTGGTTTCGTTGGAACGCTCGGCCTTGTTTTTAACAATTTCTCGCTTAAAAACATACCGAATCGCGAAACCTGGAAACCCCTTCCATCCGGAGACGGACAGAAACTGTCGGTACGTTTCCAGGCAAATGGTAAACAATATCAGACCTACTCGCTCGGTTTCAGTGAGCCCTGGCTGGGAGGTAAAAAGCCGATAAACTTCGGGGTATCGCTGCAAAGAACTGTTTACCGGATGACGGACTATAGCTCATTGTACGGATTTGGTACGGGAGGCTCCTCACGTGCTAATTTTAGAGGAGGTTATTTCAACAACGGTATCACCGTTTCCCTGGGCCGCCGTTTGAAGGAACCTGATCGTAACCTGGTCATGACGCATTCGCTGTCTTATAACAGGTACCGTCTGGACAGTATCAATATCTTCGGGGGATCCTATAATACCGGGGTTTCCAATAACATCGCCTTTAATACCACCATTTCCCGTAACACGCTGAGTGATCTGCAATTCCCGAGAAACGGAAGCAACATATCTTTAAGTGCAACATTCACGCCGCCTTATTCGGCATGGCGTAAGTCGGAATATACCGATGCTTCCGATAAATACCGCTGGGTGGAGTATCACAAATGGATGTTTGATGCAAGTTATTATGCAACCATTACCGGGAAACTGGTACTGGCAGCCAGAACCCACATGGGTTTCCTGGGATCTTATGGAGACAAGGCTGGGTTTAGTCCATTTGGCCGCTTTATAGTGGGGGGGTCTGGTCTTGCGGGCCAGGGAGCTTTCTCACTGGCAGATCAGGACATCATTGGTCTTCGAGGGTATACAGACCAGTCTGTTGGGCCGCAGCTGAACGGCCGGCCTGCTGGCGGTGGTGGCGTAGTGTACAACAAGTATGTGATGGAACTTCGCTATCCGGTATCCCTCAACCCGCAGGCAACAATTTTTATACTTAGCTTTGCGGAGGGCGGAAACAACTGGGGCAGTTACAAAGAATTTAATCCATTTGATCTGAAACGATCCGCCGGGGTTGGTGCACGTATTTTTATGCCTGCATTTGGCTTGCTGGGGATCGACTGGGGGTATGGTTTCGATAAGTTACAGGGACAGACAAAACGTAGTGGTCCTCAGTTCCACTTTACTATCGGTCAGCAGATCAGATAATAATGCAGGATGCTTTTCGTTAGAAGGTAGCATTTTATTATCTCCATGGCATGAAGAAGATTTTTATTTTACTAGTTTTGTCACTCATTTCGATACCAGCTGCCTGGGCTCAGAAGTTCGGTTATACTGACATGGAGTATATAACGGGTAAAATGCCGGAATATCAACAGGCTCAGGCGGAAATGAAGAAGTTCTCGGACCGCTGGGCCAAGGAAATTCAGGATAAGCTTGCCGAGGTCGACAGGATGCAGCGCACCTATATGGCCGAAGAGGTATTGATGACGGAAGATCTCAGGAGGAAGAGGCAAAGTGAAATCAAGGAGAAGGAGATGGAGGCCAGAGAATATAACAGCAAGATATTCGGAATGGAAGGTTTGATGTTCCAGAAGAAAAAGGAACTGATGAAACCGGTACTTGAAAAGGTCCAGAGAGCCGTGAATACCATTTGCCTGCGGCGCCGGATCGATTTTATGTTTGATAAATCAAGTGATATAGGAATGTTATATTCCAATCCGGTATATGATTATTCGGATTTCATCATTGAAGAGCTTGGATTGAATGAAAAACCGGAAGTATCTGCCTCCAAAACAGGTACAGGCAAAACGCCACAGGAGGTGAAATCTCCGGCTGAGAATAACCCCAAACAAAAAAGTACAACCAATAAACTTAAATAAGCAGCAACGCAATGAAACAAAAATTGATGGCTTTTATGGTTCTTATGACCATAATCACTACCCCCCTGTTCGCTCAAACTCCCCTGACAAAAATCGGTTACACCAACGTTGATTTGTTAATCCTCAGGCTGCCTGAAAGTAAAAAAATGCAGAATGAACTCGAGGTAACCAAGGCACAACTTGACAAAGCGCTGGGAGAAACATACAAAGAGGCGCAGGAAAAATATGAAGCATATCAGAAGAACGGTGCTAATATGACAGAGGTGATCCGTGCTGATAAGCAGAAGGAGCTTGAAAACCTGCAGACGCGTATTCAGGAAATGCAGAATAACGCACAACAATCATTGCAGGCGAAACAACAGCAATTGATCGAACCAATCCTGACTAAGGTAAACAACGCCATTCAGGAAGTGGGTAAAGAAAACGGTTTTATGTATATCCTTAACATGGATGCAGGAGCCAACACTACCCCTATTATCCTTTATGCGGGTTCGGAAGAATTGTCGGTGACAAATCTTATTCTTAAAAAACTAGGAATTGATCCTGATAAAGTAGAGACTGCTCCTGCACCAGCCGCCACAACACCTGCGGCAAGTAAGCCAGCAGCTGCACCAGCCGCGACGCCCAAAAAGAAATAACACGAATTTAATTAAATAGAAATACCGGAGAGTAGTCTGTTTAGGACCATTCTCCGGTATTTTTCATTAACCTGGGCATTGACGGAATTAGCAACCTTAATTTTGTGTTTCAGGATTATATGAAAAAAATACAAAATGAAAGCCTCTACAGTACTCCGTTTAATGGAGAATTTAAAAATGGGAACTTTAAATCGTGCGATTAGTACGCTATTACGTAATTTTGCGTTAAGAACAGTAAGTTCTTCAATTCATAGAATAAATCATATTCTCGATATTATGGTTTTAAAAAATGTGTTTAAAATCCTTTTCGTTTTTTCTGTTGTTTCTTATGCAAACCAGGCCTTGGCTCAGGATAGTAATAGCACAAACTTTCAATTGATTTTCCCGAGGGAATCGGAATGGAATGTGATAGAAGAAGGGAAGGAGATCAATTTTCATCTACAAACCAAAGGAGGAAAAAGCGATTCAGTAAGGTACAGTATCTCCAGCGGACAGCGAAAAGATATGAAATTTGACTCTTTGGGCCATTTTGTCTGGACACCAGGGTTTGATGTGGCCGACCGCATTAATACCGTTAAGACGGTTCCCATTATTTTTGAGGGAGTAAATTCTGCAGGTGAATCCGCTACAAAGGAAATTCAGTTTAGAGTACTGCATGTAAACAGGCCTCCGATTGTGGATGAGCTTAGACCTTTTTATGTGCAATATAAAACGCAGAACACTTACCAGATCGATATGAACTCGGTAAGAGACCCGGATGGTGATCCTATCGTATTTGTTCCGATACTAGATGATATGCCTCAGACAATGAAACTTACTGCTGCGGGTGAAATTATCTGGGATCCTTCAGTAAAACAGTTTACCGATTTGAAAAAGGCTCCCCGGTACATGGAATTTTACGTGGAAGACCAGCCGGGAAAGGCCAGAACCAAGGGACGGCTGAAACTTGATGTTACGCAGATGGACCTTGCTCCGGACTTTACCGTGGTGCCGCAGGTATCGGTTATAAGGAGGCCGGAGAACAATCGGATTAACCTTCGCTTTGCGTTATCGGACCCGAATGGGGATGATGACCTGGCGTCGTTTAATTTCATTTCCGAGAATAAACAGGTTCCGGCCTCCGCACTGGTTAAAAATACGCCTACCAGCTATGAGTTTATCTGGGAACCTACCTATGATTTCGTAAAAGATCCTTTTGACACGCTGTCTTTTAACATCACTTTTTATGCGATGGACAAAGCGCAGAACAAAAAGGAAAAGACGATCCGGTTTGTCATTAAAAATACGGTTGACGAAAGTCAGCGGGATGCCTATGTATATGGCCTTTATAAAGGAGCACTTGTGAACGCCTGGGGCCTTCTGGAGCAGATGCAGGAAAAGGAGACTTATCTTAAAAAGTCTTATGCCAAAGCTAAAAAAGGGAAAAGGAGCAGGTCGTTGTTAAACGCCGGGCTTGGAGCTACCACGGGCGTTGCACCTCAATTTACCAAAAGTGACCCGGATCTGAGGGGGTATATCACGACAATCGGCGGAACAACAGTTGCCACCATCGGTACGCTGGAAGCAACGGAGGTGATCGGAAAATCGACAAACGGTCTGCTGGAACGATTCAATTATGTGCTTCAGAAGAAAAACGAATTGCAGAATAAGGGAGATGTTTTTGCACGGGAATATGCACAGAAATCTGCACGGCGGACTCCGGAGTTCATACGGAAACTGGACGAGTTCAAAGCGTTGATGAACCTCAGCGGGCTGGTCGCACTTGAACTGGATGCCAACTGGGAGAATAAAAAGGAGGCTACCGATGCGGCTATTAAACGTGCATTCAAGGATTTTATGCCGTTGGCAAAGGACGAAAGCTAGTATTTACAACGGTCAATCAAAAAGCCTCTCCGGGAAGTTTAGCTTCTGGAGAGGCTTTTTTCTTTGTGAGGAAATTGGCCCGGTCAGCTTCAAAGAATCAGGTCTTCGCTTAGATGTTGCCAAGGAACATTTCCTGCTTTGAAGTTTACTTTGGCCTACCTTGGAAATTCGAAAATGCGTGAGAATTTAATGTAGGTAACCCTAAATTTGGGTTCTGTTTTTTTTCTCATCAGCAGACACAAATTGGAATAATTCAATTTGTGTCTGCTATTTTTTTATTTAACAGAAAGGTCGCCCTACTTTCACAAAGGCCCAGCGGTTTCAGGGAGCAGTGGGACAAGTTGGGCAGTTAGATGTTCTCCTTCTTATTCTCTTCCTCTTCTTCCGGATCGGGTAAAGAGGTAATGCTGTTTTCCGTCTTCGCTTCAATCTCTTCTGCAGGGTATGGCTCCGTTGTAACGTTCGTTATTTCAGACGTTGTTTCAGGATTTTCTGGTATAGCATCTTCACCAATAATCTCTTCGACGGTCTCGGTATCACTTTCTTGTTCGTCATGATGTGCAGACGATGCATGAAAGCTGCCCTGAAATATCAGAATACTGCACACACCAAGAAAAATGCAGGAGTCGGCAATGTTGAATATTGGTGTTGAATAGTACTGTCCTCCCCATATTGGTACCCAGTCGGGGACGAACCCCTCCCAGAAATCCACAAAAATCATGTCGATCACCTGCCCGTGAAACCAGGGCGTTGGTGAGCCATAAGGCGCATTGTCAAGAAACACACCGTAAAAGGTACTATCGATAACATTTCCGACGGCTCCCGCAAGGATCATGGAAAGTGCCCATAGCAGCCCTTTGGGAGCACCAGAGCGAGCCAGATAAACAAGGTACCACCCGATAGCCAGCATGGCAACCAAGCGGAACAGGGTCAGGAATAATTTACCGTATTCGTGGCCCAGCTGCATTCCAAAAGCCATCCCAGGATTAAGCACATAATGCAGCTTGAACCAGTTACCGATGAGGGGGATCTGACCGGAGAAACCGGGTTCCATATATTTATGTACCAAAAGCTTGGAGGCCTGGTCAACTGCTATCAGGAAAATACTGAAAAGGAGATAGGGGGCTGGATTTTTTTGTTGATTCATTCCGGTTTTGTACAAATAACTAAAATAGAGAATGCGAAAATAACAAGTTACTTATAAAGAACCGATTCCCCGTCTGTTCATTTCACTTTTAACGAGCAAAAACTCGCGGCTGCTTTGTCCGGCAATGGAAGAGTTTTCCTCGGCTCTCCTGATGAGGTAGGGAAGTACAGCGCCGATTGGCCCGTAGGGTACATATTTGGCCACGTTATAGCCAAGTGCCGCAAGATTGTAGGAAATATTGTCGCTCATTCCTAATAACTGAGCAAACCAGACCCGGTCATCGTTCTTTTCCAGGCCAACCTTTTTCATCTTGAGGGCACAGTATTGGCTGCTGTATTCGTTGTGGGTTCCCAGACAAATGGAAATATCCTGGATATGTTCCAGACAGAAATCAATGGCTGCATTGTAATCCTGATCGGTCGCTTCTTTTGAAACATGGATCGGGTTGAAATATTCACTTTCCCTTGCCCGCACGCGCTCCTTTTCCATGTAGGCGCCGCGTACCAGTTTGGCTCCTATCCTATATCCTTTTTGGCGCGCCTTCAGATAAGCACTTTTGAGGGCCTGAAGGGTGTCATTTCGGTAAAGCTGATACGTGTTGTAAACGATGGCTTTTTCCCTGTTGAACTGTTCCATCATTTCGTAAGTGAGCGAGTCAATAATCCCCTGTATCCAGCTTTCTTCAGCATCCACGAAAACAGGTACATTGTTTTTGAAACCCTGCCCGCAAAGCATAGCCATTCGTTGTTTTACACGCTGATACGCTTCTCTCTCGCTGTCTGATAATTCCTCTTCTTTCTGAATTTTTTCGAGCAGCTCAGTGGATGCAATGCCTGTTACTTTAAATACCGAAAAAGGGATACTGTCTGATATAGCGGCTGCATCGATGGTTTTCAGGATCTCACTGGCAGTTTTATCAAAACTTTTTTCGGAGTCCTCACCTTCCACAGAATAATCAAGGATAGTTCTTATGCCGGAGCGTGCGAGCGTGGAGACCGTCTGCTTACATTCGCTAATTGTCTCACCACCACAGAATTGTTCAAAAATGGTGCGTCGGATAAGATTTTTTATAGGTAAGTGAAGCTTTAGTGCAAGCTTTATAAAAAAAGTACCTAAATTTACCACTCGAGCCTGATTCATTAGGTTAAACAACCAGTAAGTTTTACGAAGCTGACTGTCTGATTTAGAGCTGAATGCGACAGATGTATCTTCGAAAAGTACAGGTATTTGGTCTTTTTGTGACGGGTACGCCATTTTATTTTTGTTTTCCTAAGTGAGTATCACGTGATTTTATTTGAATCAAGGGCGCAAAAGTAATACGCATTAAGAAGAAGATTGACTTTTATAATATCAAATGTACGTCAATCCCTTAAATGCACACAATATATATTCGAATAATTACAATTTTCTATATTTACTAAGGACAAATTTTTTGAAATGAA
This portion of the Dyadobacter sp. CECT 9275 genome encodes:
- a CDS encoding proline dehydrogenase family protein, which encodes MAYPSQKDQIPVLFEDTSVAFSSKSDSQLRKTYWLFNLMNQARVVNLGTFFIKLALKLHLPIKNLIRRTIFEQFCGGETISECKQTVSTLARSGIRTILDYSVEGEDSEKSFDKTASEILKTIDAAAISDSIPFSVFKVTGIASTELLEKIQKEEELSDSEREAYQRVKQRMAMLCGQGFKNNVPVFVDAEESWIQGIIDSLTYEMMEQFNREKAIVYNTYQLYRNDTLQALKSAYLKARQKGYRIGAKLVRGAYMEKERVRARESEYFNPIHVSKEATDQDYNAAIDFCLEHIQDISICLGTHNEYSSQYCALKMKKVGLEKNDDRVWFAQLLGMSDNISYNLAALGYNVAKYVPYGPIGAVLPYLIRRAEENSSIAGQSSREFLLVKSEMNRRGIGSL
- a CDS encoding LytR/AlgR family response regulator transcription factor, which translates into the protein MHFPLKTILIDDEPLALSRLRRLLEKHTDTFEIVAEARNGAEGLVEIDRHNPRIIFLDIEMPLLNGFEMLAKLTKMPLVVFSTAYDQYAIRAFEENSVDYLLKPVENDRLLKTIEKIRNLIQSGQQNHSMLNPYSENLFRLLEEMKPKKEIFSLSVKSGDRILLIPLTEITHFEAEEKYVFLNTLDGQKYLLNYTLTALEEKLPKHYLRISRAGIVNTHHIKEIQKHFNGKFVVLMRDRRASQLTSGSTYTDAIRHLLDN
- a CDS encoding OmpH family outer membrane protein; this encodes MKKIFILLVLSLISIPAAWAQKFGYTDMEYITGKMPEYQQAQAEMKKFSDRWAKEIQDKLAEVDRMQRTYMAEEVLMTEDLRRKRQSEIKEKEMEAREYNSKIFGMEGLMFQKKKELMKPVLEKVQRAVNTICLRRRIDFMFDKSSDIGMLYSNPVYDYSDFIIEELGLNEKPEVSASKTGTGKTPQEVKSPAENNPKQKSTTNKLK
- a CDS encoding lipoprotein signal peptidase, which codes for MNQQKNPAPYLLFSIFLIAVDQASKLLVHKYMEPGFSGQIPLIGNWFKLHYVLNPGMAFGMQLGHEYGKLFLTLFRLVAMLAIGWYLVYLARSGAPKGLLWALSMILAGAVGNVIDSTFYGVFLDNAPYGSPTPWFHGQVIDMIFVDFWEGFVPDWVPIWGGQYYSTPIFNIADSCIFLGVCSILIFQGSFHASSAHHDEQESDTETVEEIIGEDAIPENPETTSEITNVTTEPYPAEEIEAKTENSITSLPDPEEEEENKKENI
- a CDS encoding histidine kinase, producing the protein MMMQSKYNTEEKKAKPLRMSASSLDGRDFSNMNLENADFSFSSLKEVNFDGAILRNAKLRFSALDRTTFRNADLTNADLSFSSLVDTDMSGARVEGANFSFTSQEKSFNWQDLKVIGLIQGQGWLGILLLMIFGAIVLYGFNAIVYFTAEIVYTSEPIRVGLYRFLVISNIAAGLVTVFLTHHLAFWLDSVFKSITIRHLLLTIVVLVLNNFLGVAIYQLIGVEVVEKYLKMYPYEAGQNLPSIWYMTAPVMVANIFYFFIRQSRQISRKISDQEYQLLNLEKLKTRAELEALQARINPHFLYNALNSIASLVHEDPDKAEEMTLLLSKLFRYTTGRKNNEYLDTVENELEMVQTYLLVEKVRYGDRLNFVLEVAQPDLKQLLIPKFILQPVVENAIKHGIAKVADQGQIRIRIYEEQDWLHLCVHDNGPLFPENMGAGYGIRSIQDKLKLLYGDGATVELHNEPHKAVNLSIKKTAIMQQER
- the bamA gene encoding outer membrane protein assembly factor BamA; the encoded protein is MNLVKNLIKPLAQFKSILVVVLLSSYAANAQRVGLGVGAKPAAPVANMGIDPANPKEYTIAEVTVSGTQFLDPNSMISISGLKPGDKIRIPGPAVTSSLKKMMDFGTLDDVEILATKVEGEKVWLNIHIKERPRLYKVSFSGVRKGERETLNDKVKLIKGRVITPTVIKNTQLVIKKYYMDKGFYNIKVKVVQIPDSTRGQATLNFGITKGKKVKIQKINIEGNKAVSDRTLKRKMKGTKQKMLGRLFNPSKYIPKKYDEDKEKLIAYYRKSGYRDATIEFDSIKNNGETISINMKIDEGIKYYYRNISWSGNYLYTSRYLGDRLGVKKGDVYNPEELDKKINGIPGNDISSIYMDDGYLYFRAVPTEKAVEGDSIDVEVRMFEGKQATINRILLNGNTKTSDRVVLRELFTLPGQKFSKTEIINTQRQLSQMGYFDPEKIQINPIPNQADGTVDIEYTVEEKPSDQIELSGGWGGYIGFVGTLGLVFNNFSLKNIPNRETWKPLPSGDGQKLSVRFQANGKQYQTYSLGFSEPWLGGKKPINFGVSLQRTVYRMTDYSSLYGFGTGGSSRANFRGGYFNNGITVSLGRRLKEPDRNLVMTHSLSYNRYRLDSINIFGGSYNTGVSNNIAFNTTISRNTLSDLQFPRNGSNISLSATFTPPYSAWRKSEYTDASDKYRWVEYHKWMFDASYYATITGKLVLAARTHMGFLGSYGDKAGFSPFGRFIVGGSGLAGQGAFSLADQDIIGLRGYTDQSVGPQLNGRPAGGGGVVYNKYVMELRYPVSLNPQATIFILSFAEGGNNWGSYKEFNPFDLKRSAGVGARIFMPAFGLLGIDWGYGFDKLQGQTKRSGPQFHFTIGQQIR
- a CDS encoding OmpH family outer membrane protein, translating into MKQKLMAFMVLMTIITTPLFAQTPLTKIGYTNVDLLILRLPESKKMQNELEVTKAQLDKALGETYKEAQEKYEAYQKNGANMTEVIRADKQKELENLQTRIQEMQNNAQQSLQAKQQQLIEPILTKVNNAIQEVGKENGFMYILNMDAGANTTPIILYAGSEELSVTNLILKKLGIDPDKVETAPAPAATTPAASKPAAAPAATPKKK
- a CDS encoding isoprenyl transferase, whose protein sequence is MKELIDLSNLPKHIAVIMDGNGRWAQNQGAARIFGHRNAIKAVREVTEGCADLGVSYLTLYAFSTENWARPEYEVRALMELLVQSIANELPTMMKNQVKLDTIGDTESLPRSCQSQLREAIEATRANTGLNLILALGYSGKWDIAQATRKLAQEVKNGTLDPLDIDEKLIASYLSTKERPEVDLMLRTGGDHRISNFLLWQLAYSELYFYEDLFWPDFRREHLYEAILSYQNRERRFGKTGEQIKANSAK